From a single Phragmites australis chromosome 7, lpPhrAust1.1, whole genome shotgun sequence genomic region:
- the LOC133924447 gene encoding uncharacterized protein LOC133924447 isoform X3 has translation MAAPRPPRAHSDGGDAPVSLFLDTDLGTRLALLVAPDTAIRRLKSQVAAEHAAAFPDLGPVAVKSFQVLRKGVLYHLSDSMTVTSAFTRIKGGCFLHAKIAEAAAVTHCCQDTPATDGRRLSQGRVGIHVEKRAKEMPEITSNIASDVLPQGLEVPYNVLVPSSSQLNTEIKKNEAVSLAGAQAGSDPVIDKAKSYSRQIKHANQTEDAFTSFTTMANVDKSSNQSNMSHVVEEIQGKEDILHGDGDHNVGGVVSGNKQVRIEEEMLEEIHAVADLPQQKECKKAKRAGSFDTSAADPIRITSGSDTRDIAKSSRAPQETNTTHGEHSNTSFQQEVHGNVDEVSIQKESPRTVGKKEKKRRQLAPPKTVSTQETTKPSTGAVELSKSTGDQAYTVELTGRDEAEVRASDLPLSSSELNGGIQGPKDVEFVSDAQASTDLISEQENFDHVRKGYKNHSMGDVITSTAEVVVTEGKTTKGSNAPWDGGEKHEEIKQHKHNEGSHDGVAETSNVEKDDKSTYTLEKRHRNDNISQEKKRRKAKKVSSVDMASMDTADEKKMHGYRENAAKSGTVSTEREIVHYPSMRQISNNVLQGDSNSGDGKRKKKRRRQSESLKGVDPSQNLTKSSGFVMDESSIQHTNAAHLDAKQTTQGSIEGATVIDQKMIGGSLDIVAANVIDELLTDLRSKDSLSKDLDGDMLTEQTHLGNNQNALELPESTGDKASFSAALPPKYPAAIHSDAPVSSPRHKKSKGKQVKVLSTMIDSSHYSSAVPEEDANTELKESDSLRFSDKTSEHNKDSLTGDVIAQADDKTKATKRQRKKVSLKQVPTDTVKATQSSDEQAKQVATEELKGANATQADLVQGGSIIDTPSGTVGKVQQKGKRSSKTRTPKIQETNHSTHGQDSHLAKDYQDKYVIGITGAHGNENAEGAPAELPVVQEDAMTLKSASPNARKERNKSSKTELQNWDSAPEHGSSADLVNLRAEKCMVSPKNSADAVEPNYHIVIHPASDEINFLDHFSSSKMNDPSVSAKNKQNNEDETTREVKNKKNKRKQDTGSTEPNDLPESLPTDKISLTDYFDASEVVVPIVTEENMNRKYENVKNGKEKKKRKRKPNLEGPAAEKENTNCDNQGSDIGTQDSLLSVVQKGRMGQDNGKESNNKVTQSSSIMQHDPEDATCVRTLEKKLHRSDVDGQNILPIDKDHAHISKEGRKSTSQTKPHAIKGRVGPNPKAVSNLVKSFSMSPPASSDSTEGTPQNANRYRVAVRKVPRKRYEQSSEKSKKESRKVGSSAIFNDAISEGSDDALDTKSKKAAMEKSSDNSSTSADSGGNLKEIVSHGIGISSAAYDESDVPDDDGTLSLSQKSLKEGLHIGSILRGSSSYKKARQKQTELLDDVTEVPDSQPADGLWDRT, from the exons ATGGCCGCCCCACGGCCGCCGAGGGCGCACTCCGACGGAGGAGACGCCCCCGTCTCCCTATTCCTCGACACAGACCTCGGCACCCGCCTTGCCCTGCTCGTCGCTCCCGACACCGCAATCCGCCGCCTAAAGT CGCAGGTGGCCGCGGAGCACGCCGCCGCGTTCCCCGACCTCGGCCCCGTCGCCGTCAAGTCCTTCCAG GTCCTGCGGAAGGGTGTATTGTATCACCTCTCTGATTCAATGACAGTGACCAGTGCATTCACCAGAATCAAGGGTGGGTGTTTTCTTCATGCCAAAATTGCAGAGGCAGCAGCGGTGACACATTGCTGCCAAGACACTCCAGCAACCGATGGAAGGAGATTGAGTCAAGGTCGTGTTGGAATCCACGTAGAGAAGCGTGCTAAGGAGATGCCTGAGATTACATCAAATATTGCCAGCGATGTGCTTCCTCAAGGGCTTGAAG TGCCATATAATGTCCTGGTGCCATCCTCATCACAGCTGAATACTGAAATAAAGAAGAATGAAGCAGTTAGTCTAGCGGGTGCTCAAGCAGGATCTGATCCAGTTATTGACAAAGCAAAGAGTTACAGTCGCCAGATAAAACATGCTAATCAAACTGAAGATGCTTTTACTAGTTTCACAACCATGGCAAATGTCGATAAATCTTCAAATCAAAGCAATATGTCACATGTTGTGGAGGAGATACAAGGAAAGGAAGATATTTTGCATGGTGATGGAGACCATAATGTTGGTGGTGTTGTTTCTGGCAACAAGCAAGTCAGGATAGAGGAGGAAATGTTGGAAGAGATACATGCAGTGGCGGATCTTCCTCAACAAAAGGAATGCAAAAAAGCTAAGAGGGCTGGTTCATTTGATACATCAGCTGCAGATCCTATCAGAATAACTAGTGGGTCTGACACCAGAGATATTGCTAAATCAAGTAGGGCTCCACAGGAAACAAACACTACTCATGGGGAACATTCAAATACTTCTTTTCAGCAAGAAGTCCATGGCAATGTTGATGAGGTTTCCATCCAGAAAGAAAGTCCAAGAACTGTtggaaagaaggaaaagaaaaggcgtCAGTTGGCCCCTCCAAAAACTGTTTCTACTCAAGAAACGACAAAACCATCAACCGGGGCAGTGGAGTTATCAAAATCCACAG GTGACCAGGCATACACTGTTGAATTGACTGGCAGAGATGAAGCTGAAGTGAGAGCATCTGATTTGCCTCTTTCATCATCAGAACTCAATGGTGGAATCCAGGGTCCCAAAGATGTTGAGTTTGTGAGCGATGCTCAGGCATCTACTGATCTAATTTCTGAACAAGAGAATTTTGATCATGTGCGTAAAGGTTATAAAAATCATTCCATGGGGGATGTCATTACTTCCACAGCTGAAGTTGTAGTTACTGAAggaaaaactacaaaaggaagCAACGCCCCATGGGATGGAGGGGAGAAGCATGAAGAAATCAAACAACATAAACACAATGAGGGCAGTCATGATGGTGTAGCTGAAACAAGCAATGTGGAGAAAGATGACAAAAGTACATATACCTTGGAGAAGAGGCACAGAAATGATAACATTTCTCAAGAGAAGAAGCGCAGGAAAGCAAAGAAGGTTAGTTCTGTTGACATGGCTTCCATGGATACTGCTGATGAAAAGAAGATGCATGGCTATAGAGAGAATGCAGCCAAATCAGGTACAGTTTCTACTGAAAGGGAGATTGTCCATTACCCTTCTATGCGACAGATCTCAAACAATGTGCTGCAAGGGGATTCTAATAGTGGTGATGGAAAgcgaaagaaaaagagaagacgCCAGTCAGAATCCTTGAAGGGTGTTGATCCTAGCCAAAATCTGACAAAATCATCTGGCTTTGTTATGGATGAAAGCTCAATACAACACACAAATGCTGCTCACCTAGATGCAAAGCAAACAACACAGGGCAGTATAGAAGGAGCAACAGTTATTGATCAAAAGATGATTGGTGGAAGCCTGGATATAGTGGCAGCAAATGTGATTGATGAGCTATTGACAGATCTAAGATCTAAAGACAGCTTAAGTAAGGATTTGGATGGAGATATGTTAACAGAACAAACTCACCTAGGAAACAATCAGAATGCACTAGAACTACCTGAATCCACTGGGGATAAAGCTAGTTTTAGTGCAGCATTGCCTCCAAAATACCCTGCAGCAATTCACTCTGATGCTCCTGTCAGCTCACCTAGACATAAGAAGTCTAAGGGGAAACAAGTGAAAGTACTGTCAACCATGATTGACTCATCTCATTATTCAAGTGCTGTGCCTGAAGAAGACGCTAATACAGAATTGAAAGAGTCTGATTCTTTGAGGTTTTCTGACAAAACAAGTGAACATAATAAGGATAGTTTAACTGGAGATGTAATAGCACAAGCTGATGATAAAACCAAAGCCACTAAACGTCAAAGAAAGAAGGTTTCCTTAAAGCAGGTTCCCACAGATACTGTTAAGGCTACACAATCTTCGGACGAGCAAGCCAAACAGGTTGCTACAGAGGAATTGAAGGGGGCGAATGCTACTCAAGCAGATCTGGTTCAAGGAGGTTCTATAATTGACACTCCTTCGGGTACTGTTGGAAAAGTACAGCAGAAAGGAAAAAGGTCTTCCAAGACTCGGACCCCTAAAATACAAGAAACTAATCATTCTACCCATGGGCAGGATAGTCACTTAGCTAAGGACTACCAGGATAAATATGTTATTGGCATAACTGGGGCCCATGGTAATGAAAATGCAGAAGGAGCTCCAGCAGAATTGCCTGTCGTTCAGGAAGATGCTATGACTCTCAAATCTGCCAGCCCTAATGCTAGAAAAGAAAGGAATAAGTCTTCAAAAACTGAACTTCAGAATTGGGATTCTGCTCCGGAACATGGTTCCAGTGCAGATTTGGTGAACTTGAGGGCTGAAAAGTGTATGGTTAGTCCTAAAAATTCTGCTGACGCTGTTGAACCAAATTATCATATCGTGATTCATCCTGCTAGTGATGAAATCAATTTCCTTGACCATTTTAGCTCCAGCAAGATGAATGATCCGTCAGTTTCtgcaaaaaacaaacaaaacaatgAAGATGAAACTACCAGGGAAGTGAAGaataaaaagaacaaaagaaagcaAGATACTGGTAGCACTGAACCAAATGATCTTCCAGAATCCCTTCCTACGGATAAAATTAGCTTAACTGATTATTTTGATGCCAGCGAAGTGGTTGTACCAATTGTTACAGAAGAAAACATGaacagaaaatatgaaaatgtgaaGAACggcaaggagaaaaagaaaagaaaaaggaaacctAATTTGGAAGGGCCTGCTGCTGAAAAGGAAAATACTAATTGTGATAATCAAGGCAGTGATATTGGTACCCAAGATTCGCTTCTTTCTGTTGTGCAAAAAGGAAGAATGGGGCAGGACAATGGGAAAGAGAGCAACAATAAAGTTACTCAGAGTAGCAGTATAATGCAACACGATCCAGAAGATGCCACTTGCGTTCGTACTCTTGAGAAGAAGCTCCACCGAAGTGATGTTGATGGTCAGAACATTTTACCCATTGATAAGGATCATGCACATATAAGCAAAGAAGGAAGGAAGTCCACTTCTCAGACAAAGCCCCATGCTATTAAGGGAAGGGTGGGTCCAAATCCTAAAGCTGTAAGTAACCTTGTGAAAAGCTTTTCCATGAGCCCACCAGCATCAAGTGACAGCACAGAGGGCACACCACAAAATGCTAACAGATATAGAGTTGCAGTACGGAAAGTTCCCAGAAAAAGGTATGAACAGAGCAGTGAGAAATCCAAAAAAGAGAGTAGGAAGGTAGGTTCTAGTGCAATATTCAACGATGCTATCAGTGAAGGCTCTGATGATGCATTGGACACCAAGAGCAAAAAGGCTGCGATGGAAAAATCATCAGATAATTCATCCACATCTGCTGACTCAGGTGGGAACCTCAAGGAGATAGTATCGCATGGAATAG GTATTTCATCTGCAGCCTATGATGAAAGCGATGTGCCTGATGATGATGGCACTCTATCGTT ATCACAGAAGAGTCTGAAAGAGGGGCTGCACATTGGCTCCATTCTTCGGGGTTCCAGTAGCTACAAGAAGGCGAGGCAGAAGCAAACCGAGCTGTTGGATGATGTCACCGAGGTGCCTGATAGCCAGCCAGCGGATGGCCTTTGGGACCGAACCTGA
- the LOC133924447 gene encoding uncharacterized protein LOC133924447 isoform X1: protein MAAPRPPRAHSDGGDAPVSLFLDTDLGTRLALLVAPDTAIRRLKSQVAAEHAAAFPDLGPVAVKSFQVLRKGVLYHLSDSMTVTSAFTRIKGGCFLHAKIAEAAAVTHCCQDTPATDGRRLSQGRVGIHVEKRAKEMPEITSNIASDVLPQGLEGGGDSVVLNNVHVHDAVPYNVLVPSSSQLNTEIKKNEAVSLAGAQAGSDPVIDKAKSYSRQIKHANQTEDAFTSFTTMANVDKSSNQSNMSHVVEEIQGKEDILHGDGDHNVGGVVSGNKQVRIEEEMLEEIHAVADLPQQKECKKAKRAGSFDTSAADPIRITSGSDTRDIAKSSRAPQETNTTHGEHSNTSFQQEVHGNVDEVSIQKESPRTVGKKEKKRRQLAPPKTVSTQETTKPSTGAVELSKSTGDQAYTVELTGRDEAEVRASDLPLSSSELNGGIQGPKDVEFVSDAQASTDLISEQENFDHVRKGYKNHSMGDVITSTAEVVVTEGKTTKGSNAPWDGGEKHEEIKQHKHNEGSHDGVAETSNVEKDDKSTYTLEKRHRNDNISQEKKRRKAKKVSSVDMASMDTADEKKMHGYRENAAKSGTVSTEREIVHYPSMRQISNNVLQGDSNSGDGKRKKKRRRQSESLKGVDPSQNLTKSSGFVMDESSIQHTNAAHLDAKQTTQGSIEGATVIDQKMIGGSLDIVAANVIDELLTDLRSKDSLSKDLDGDMLTEQTHLGNNQNALELPESTGDKASFSAALPPKYPAAIHSDAPVSSPRHKKSKGKQVKVLSTMIDSSHYSSAVPEEDANTELKESDSLRFSDKTSEHNKDSLTGDVIAQADDKTKATKRQRKKVSLKQVPTDTVKATQSSDEQAKQVATEELKGANATQADLVQGGSIIDTPSGTVGKVQQKGKRSSKTRTPKIQETNHSTHGQDSHLAKDYQDKYVIGITGAHGNENAEGAPAELPVVQEDAMTLKSASPNARKERNKSSKTELQNWDSAPEHGSSADLVNLRAEKCMVSPKNSADAVEPNYHIVIHPASDEINFLDHFSSSKMNDPSVSAKNKQNNEDETTREVKNKKNKRKQDTGSTEPNDLPESLPTDKISLTDYFDASEVVVPIVTEENMNRKYENVKNGKEKKKRKRKPNLEGPAAEKENTNCDNQGSDIGTQDSLLSVVQKGRMGQDNGKESNNKVTQSSSIMQHDPEDATCVRTLEKKLHRSDVDGQNILPIDKDHAHISKEGRKSTSQTKPHAIKGRVGPNPKAVSNLVKSFSMSPPASSDSTEGTPQNANRYRVAVRKVPRKRYEQSSEKSKKESRKVGSSAIFNDAISEGSDDALDTKSKKAAMEKSSDNSSTSADSGGNLKEIVSHGIGISSAAYDESDVPDDDGTLSLSQKSLKEGLHIGSILRGSSSYKKARQKQTELLDDVTEVPDSQPADGLWDRT from the exons ATGGCCGCCCCACGGCCGCCGAGGGCGCACTCCGACGGAGGAGACGCCCCCGTCTCCCTATTCCTCGACACAGACCTCGGCACCCGCCTTGCCCTGCTCGTCGCTCCCGACACCGCAATCCGCCGCCTAAAGT CGCAGGTGGCCGCGGAGCACGCCGCCGCGTTCCCCGACCTCGGCCCCGTCGCCGTCAAGTCCTTCCAG GTCCTGCGGAAGGGTGTATTGTATCACCTCTCTGATTCAATGACAGTGACCAGTGCATTCACCAGAATCAAGGGTGGGTGTTTTCTTCATGCCAAAATTGCAGAGGCAGCAGCGGTGACACATTGCTGCCAAGACACTCCAGCAACCGATGGAAGGAGATTGAGTCAAGGTCGTGTTGGAATCCACGTAGAGAAGCGTGCTAAGGAGATGCCTGAGATTACATCAAATATTGCCAGCGATGTGCTTCCTCAAGGGCTTGAAG GTGGTGGTGATTCTGTAGTGTTAAATAATGTTCATGTGCATGATGCAGTGCCATATAATGTCCTGGTGCCATCCTCATCACAGCTGAATACTGAAATAAAGAAGAATGAAGCAGTTAGTCTAGCGGGTGCTCAAGCAGGATCTGATCCAGTTATTGACAAAGCAAAGAGTTACAGTCGCCAGATAAAACATGCTAATCAAACTGAAGATGCTTTTACTAGTTTCACAACCATGGCAAATGTCGATAAATCTTCAAATCAAAGCAATATGTCACATGTTGTGGAGGAGATACAAGGAAAGGAAGATATTTTGCATGGTGATGGAGACCATAATGTTGGTGGTGTTGTTTCTGGCAACAAGCAAGTCAGGATAGAGGAGGAAATGTTGGAAGAGATACATGCAGTGGCGGATCTTCCTCAACAAAAGGAATGCAAAAAAGCTAAGAGGGCTGGTTCATTTGATACATCAGCTGCAGATCCTATCAGAATAACTAGTGGGTCTGACACCAGAGATATTGCTAAATCAAGTAGGGCTCCACAGGAAACAAACACTACTCATGGGGAACATTCAAATACTTCTTTTCAGCAAGAAGTCCATGGCAATGTTGATGAGGTTTCCATCCAGAAAGAAAGTCCAAGAACTGTtggaaagaaggaaaagaaaaggcgtCAGTTGGCCCCTCCAAAAACTGTTTCTACTCAAGAAACGACAAAACCATCAACCGGGGCAGTGGAGTTATCAAAATCCACAG GTGACCAGGCATACACTGTTGAATTGACTGGCAGAGATGAAGCTGAAGTGAGAGCATCTGATTTGCCTCTTTCATCATCAGAACTCAATGGTGGAATCCAGGGTCCCAAAGATGTTGAGTTTGTGAGCGATGCTCAGGCATCTACTGATCTAATTTCTGAACAAGAGAATTTTGATCATGTGCGTAAAGGTTATAAAAATCATTCCATGGGGGATGTCATTACTTCCACAGCTGAAGTTGTAGTTACTGAAggaaaaactacaaaaggaagCAACGCCCCATGGGATGGAGGGGAGAAGCATGAAGAAATCAAACAACATAAACACAATGAGGGCAGTCATGATGGTGTAGCTGAAACAAGCAATGTGGAGAAAGATGACAAAAGTACATATACCTTGGAGAAGAGGCACAGAAATGATAACATTTCTCAAGAGAAGAAGCGCAGGAAAGCAAAGAAGGTTAGTTCTGTTGACATGGCTTCCATGGATACTGCTGATGAAAAGAAGATGCATGGCTATAGAGAGAATGCAGCCAAATCAGGTACAGTTTCTACTGAAAGGGAGATTGTCCATTACCCTTCTATGCGACAGATCTCAAACAATGTGCTGCAAGGGGATTCTAATAGTGGTGATGGAAAgcgaaagaaaaagagaagacgCCAGTCAGAATCCTTGAAGGGTGTTGATCCTAGCCAAAATCTGACAAAATCATCTGGCTTTGTTATGGATGAAAGCTCAATACAACACACAAATGCTGCTCACCTAGATGCAAAGCAAACAACACAGGGCAGTATAGAAGGAGCAACAGTTATTGATCAAAAGATGATTGGTGGAAGCCTGGATATAGTGGCAGCAAATGTGATTGATGAGCTATTGACAGATCTAAGATCTAAAGACAGCTTAAGTAAGGATTTGGATGGAGATATGTTAACAGAACAAACTCACCTAGGAAACAATCAGAATGCACTAGAACTACCTGAATCCACTGGGGATAAAGCTAGTTTTAGTGCAGCATTGCCTCCAAAATACCCTGCAGCAATTCACTCTGATGCTCCTGTCAGCTCACCTAGACATAAGAAGTCTAAGGGGAAACAAGTGAAAGTACTGTCAACCATGATTGACTCATCTCATTATTCAAGTGCTGTGCCTGAAGAAGACGCTAATACAGAATTGAAAGAGTCTGATTCTTTGAGGTTTTCTGACAAAACAAGTGAACATAATAAGGATAGTTTAACTGGAGATGTAATAGCACAAGCTGATGATAAAACCAAAGCCACTAAACGTCAAAGAAAGAAGGTTTCCTTAAAGCAGGTTCCCACAGATACTGTTAAGGCTACACAATCTTCGGACGAGCAAGCCAAACAGGTTGCTACAGAGGAATTGAAGGGGGCGAATGCTACTCAAGCAGATCTGGTTCAAGGAGGTTCTATAATTGACACTCCTTCGGGTACTGTTGGAAAAGTACAGCAGAAAGGAAAAAGGTCTTCCAAGACTCGGACCCCTAAAATACAAGAAACTAATCATTCTACCCATGGGCAGGATAGTCACTTAGCTAAGGACTACCAGGATAAATATGTTATTGGCATAACTGGGGCCCATGGTAATGAAAATGCAGAAGGAGCTCCAGCAGAATTGCCTGTCGTTCAGGAAGATGCTATGACTCTCAAATCTGCCAGCCCTAATGCTAGAAAAGAAAGGAATAAGTCTTCAAAAACTGAACTTCAGAATTGGGATTCTGCTCCGGAACATGGTTCCAGTGCAGATTTGGTGAACTTGAGGGCTGAAAAGTGTATGGTTAGTCCTAAAAATTCTGCTGACGCTGTTGAACCAAATTATCATATCGTGATTCATCCTGCTAGTGATGAAATCAATTTCCTTGACCATTTTAGCTCCAGCAAGATGAATGATCCGTCAGTTTCtgcaaaaaacaaacaaaacaatgAAGATGAAACTACCAGGGAAGTGAAGaataaaaagaacaaaagaaagcaAGATACTGGTAGCACTGAACCAAATGATCTTCCAGAATCCCTTCCTACGGATAAAATTAGCTTAACTGATTATTTTGATGCCAGCGAAGTGGTTGTACCAATTGTTACAGAAGAAAACATGaacagaaaatatgaaaatgtgaaGAACggcaaggagaaaaagaaaagaaaaaggaaacctAATTTGGAAGGGCCTGCTGCTGAAAAGGAAAATACTAATTGTGATAATCAAGGCAGTGATATTGGTACCCAAGATTCGCTTCTTTCTGTTGTGCAAAAAGGAAGAATGGGGCAGGACAATGGGAAAGAGAGCAACAATAAAGTTACTCAGAGTAGCAGTATAATGCAACACGATCCAGAAGATGCCACTTGCGTTCGTACTCTTGAGAAGAAGCTCCACCGAAGTGATGTTGATGGTCAGAACATTTTACCCATTGATAAGGATCATGCACATATAAGCAAAGAAGGAAGGAAGTCCACTTCTCAGACAAAGCCCCATGCTATTAAGGGAAGGGTGGGTCCAAATCCTAAAGCTGTAAGTAACCTTGTGAAAAGCTTTTCCATGAGCCCACCAGCATCAAGTGACAGCACAGAGGGCACACCACAAAATGCTAACAGATATAGAGTTGCAGTACGGAAAGTTCCCAGAAAAAGGTATGAACAGAGCAGTGAGAAATCCAAAAAAGAGAGTAGGAAGGTAGGTTCTAGTGCAATATTCAACGATGCTATCAGTGAAGGCTCTGATGATGCATTGGACACCAAGAGCAAAAAGGCTGCGATGGAAAAATCATCAGATAATTCATCCACATCTGCTGACTCAGGTGGGAACCTCAAGGAGATAGTATCGCATGGAATAG GTATTTCATCTGCAGCCTATGATGAAAGCGATGTGCCTGATGATGATGGCACTCTATCGTT ATCACAGAAGAGTCTGAAAGAGGGGCTGCACATTGGCTCCATTCTTCGGGGTTCCAGTAGCTACAAGAAGGCGAGGCAGAAGCAAACCGAGCTGTTGGATGATGTCACCGAGGTGCCTGATAGCCAGCCAGCGGATGGCCTTTGGGACCGAACCTGA